From the genome of Armatimonadota bacterium, one region includes:
- the pheA gene encoding prephenate dehydratase, whose protein sequence is MDLNDLRKEIDRIDAEVLALLNKRAETAMEIGKHKEKTRKSFFAPERERQVFKKVTAANRGPLPNAAVQAIYREIISASRALERPVVVVYWGPPATNTHMASIQKFGSSSTFVPVDAIPDVFSEIERERADYGVVPIENSTEGVINHTLDTFLQSDLKICSEIYLPITHNLLSAERELSSIKRVYSIPTAAAQCRNWLRTNLPDVEILDVSTTGKAAQVAAEEPGSAAIGTSLAAEVYGLNLLAEHIEDNPQNRTRFLVIGRNEPAPSGKDKTSVMFSVAHKSGSLFRAMSAFEKYDVNLTMIESRPTKLTPWEYVFFMDCQGHVTDEPVTKALKALEEHTSFVIVLGSYPEAE, encoded by the coding sequence ATGGACCTGAACGACCTGAGGAAAGAGATTGACCGGATTGACGCGGAGGTGCTTGCGCTCCTGAACAAGCGGGCCGAGACCGCGATGGAGATCGGCAAGCACAAGGAGAAGACCAGGAAGAGCTTCTTCGCGCCCGAACGCGAGCGCCAGGTCTTCAAGAAGGTGACCGCCGCGAACCGCGGGCCGCTCCCGAACGCCGCCGTGCAGGCCATCTACCGCGAGATCATCTCCGCATCCCGAGCGCTGGAACGGCCGGTCGTCGTCGTCTACTGGGGGCCGCCCGCGACGAACACGCACATGGCGAGCATCCAGAAGTTCGGCTCGTCGAGCACATTCGTGCCGGTGGACGCGATCCCGGACGTATTCAGCGAGATCGAGCGGGAGCGCGCGGACTACGGCGTCGTGCCGATCGAGAACTCGACCGAGGGCGTGATCAACCACACGCTCGACACGTTCCTGCAGTCCGACCTCAAGATCTGCTCCGAGATCTACCTGCCGATCACGCACAATCTGCTCTCAGCAGAGAGGGAGCTGTCGAGCATCAAGCGGGTCTATTCGATACCGACGGCGGCCGCCCAGTGCCGGAACTGGCTGAGGACGAACCTGCCGGACGTGGAGATCTTGGACGTCTCGACGACCGGGAAGGCCGCGCAGGTCGCGGCGGAGGAACCGGGGTCGGCGGCTATAGGGACGAGCCTCGCGGCGGAGGTGTACGGGCTGAATCTCCTTGCGGAGCACATCGAGGACAACCCCCAGAACCGGACCCGATTCCTCGTGATCGGGCGCAACGAGCCCGCGCCGAGCGGGAAGGACAAGACGTCGGTGATGTTCTCGGTCGCGCACAAGTCGGGGTCGCTGTTCCGGGCGATGAGCGCGTTCGAGAAATACGACGTGAACCTGACGATGATCGAGTCGCGCCCGACGAAGCTGACGCCGTGGGAGTACGTCTTCTTCATGGACTGCCAGGGGCACGTGACCGACGAGCCGGTGACGAAGGCGCTGAAGGCGCTCGAGGAGCACACGTCATTCGTGATCGTGCTGGGGAGTTACCCGGAGGCGGAGTAG